In Neofelis nebulosa isolate mNeoNeb1 chromosome 10, mNeoNeb1.pri, whole genome shotgun sequence, one DNA window encodes the following:
- the LOC131488872 gene encoding LOW QUALITY PROTEIN: olfactory receptor 9I1-like (The sequence of the model RefSeq protein was modified relative to this genomic sequence to represent the inferred CDS: deleted 1 base in 1 codon): MAENDTVVTEFILMAFQLSAGLQMSLFFVFLVLYFVTVGGNLGMIVLIQRNLRLQTPMYFFLRHLSFLDICYSSVIVPQLLETLGTRKMAITYERCATQFFFFTLCASTECFLLAVMAYDRYMAVCNPLFYATAMTPQTCLGLVAGAYAGAMVNAVIRTGCTFSISFCKSNHVDFFFCDLPPLLKLACSETKPRERVIYLLAFLVITTSISVILISYFFIIRAILKIRTAGGKAKTFSTCVSHMTAVALFFGTLMFIYLKGNMGTSLGEDKIVSVFYTVVIPMLNPMIYSLRNKEVKEAPKKTLNRIKVSQVQ, translated from the exons ATGGCAGAGAATGACACTGTGGTGACAGAATTCATCCTAATGGCATTCCAGCTGTCGGCAGGGCTGCAAATGAGTCTCTTCTTTGTGTTTCTGGTCTTATATTTTGTCACCGTGGGGGGCAACCTGGGCATGATAGTGTTGATTCAGAGAAACCTTCGTCTCCAAactcccatgtacttcttcctccgCCACCTTTCCTTCCTGGACATTTGCTACTCTTCTGTCATTGTCCCTCAGTTGCTTGAGACCTTGGGTACCCGTAAGATGGCCATCACTTACGAACGCTGTGCCACCCAGTTCTTCTTCTTTACACTCTGTGCCAGCACCGAATGTTTCCTTTTGGctgtgatggcctatgaccgctatatGGCTGTGTGCAACCCCCTCTTCTATGCCACTGCCATGACACCACAGACCTGCCTAGGGCTGGTGGCTGGGGCATACGCTGGTGCCATGGTCAACGCTGTGATCCGCACTGGGTGCACCTTTTCAATCTCCTTCTGTAAGTCCAACCACGTGGACTTCTTTTTTTGTGACCTCCCACCCCTGCTGAAGCTTGCCTGTAGTGAGACCAAGCCACGGGAACGGGTCATCTACCTCTTAGCTTTCTTGGTCATTACGACCAGCATTTCAGTGATTCTTATATCCTAC TTTTTTATCATTCGTGCTATTCTGAAGATTCGTACAGCAGGTGGCAAAGCCAAGACTTTCTCTACCTGTGTTTCTCACATGACTGCAGTGGCTCTTTTCTTTGGGACGCTCATGTTCATATACCTGAAAGGTAACATGGGCACATCGCTTGGGGAGGATAAGATTGTGTCAGTATTTTACACGGTGGTCATCCCTATGCTGAACCCAATGATCTACAGCTTGAGAAACAAGGAAGTGAAGGAGGCTCCGAAGAAAACTCTCAACAGGATAAAGGTTTCCCAAGTACAGTAA